The Amaranthus tricolor cultivar Red isolate AtriRed21 chromosome 6, ASM2621246v1, whole genome shotgun sequence genome has a segment encoding these proteins:
- the LOC130815405 gene encoding uncharacterized protein LOC130815405: MMIGALHNSFFANPLPVHVQIHNPKPRKQAQFFSISCRYPPNDHQNQTDSSRKVEKKLAKLAMVTLAAGVLTLGSVDDASAAKSSGRVGGQAFRSSVPRASSPGLNSRTNIYVNPPVAPPLVGGYGFGFGSPFYGRWGWSPFSSFAPGPGVAVGIGGGINLIVWFMIFGAISAVLRSFFKLREDEDGF; encoded by the exons ATGATGATAGGAGCTTTGCACAACAGCTTCTTCGCTAACCCATTACCTGTTCATGTCCAAATCCACAATCCCAAACCCAGAAAACAAGCTCAATTTTTCAGTATTTCCTGCAGATACCCACCTAATGATCACCAAAATCAAACTGATTCTTCCAG GAAAGTTGAGAAGAAGCTGGCAAAGCTAGCAATGGTGACATTAGCTGCTGGAGTGTTGACTCTGGGCTCAGTTGATGATGCTTCAGCTGCCAAATCTTCTGGTCGTGTTGGTGGTCAAGCTTTTCGCTCTTCGGTTCCTCGTGCTTCTTCTCCTGGACTTAATTCAAG GACGAATATTTATGTGAATCCGCCCGTAGCTCCACCGCTTGTTGGTGGATACGGGTTTGGCTTCGGTTCCCCATTCTATGGTAGATGGGGTTGGTCCCCGTTTTCAAGCTTTGCCCCAGGACCAGGCGTTGCTGTTGGAATCGGTGGTGGAATTAACCTCATTGTCTGGTTCATGATTTTCGGAGCAATTTCAGCTGTTCTTAGAAGCTTCTTTAAACTAAGGGAGGATGAGGATGGTTTTTAA
- the LOC130815404 gene encoding nifU-like protein 3, chloroplastic — MGVLSVAQKPNPEGILIHTPSYNHHHQNLDLSSSGLSLLKVQKTSVKCSIFASKQSSYVRGQFHSNSFFKYDSFFAHKRIQTGAVISPSCIYPLTEENVEKVLDEVRPGLMADGGNVALHEIDGLVVVLKLQGACGSCPSSAMTLKMGIETRLRDKIPEILEVEQIVDTETGLELNEENVEKVLAEIRPYLSGTGGGVLELDKIDDYVVRVRLSGPAAGVMTVRVALTQKLREKIPSIAAVQLID, encoded by the exons ATGGGAGTTTTATCAGTGGCTCAAAAGCCAAACCCAGAAGGAATACTGATTCATACTCCCTCTTATAATCACCATCACCAAAACCTAGATCTCTCCTCTTCTGGATTATCTCTCCTCAAG GTGCAGAAAACTAGTGTAAAGTGTAGCATTTTTGCTAGTAAACAAAGCAGTTATGTCAGAGGCCAATTTCATAGCAACTCTTTCTTTAAATATGATTCTTTTTTTGCTCACAAGAGAATTCAAACAG GAGCTGTGATTTCACCATCTTGTATATATCCGTTGACTGAAGAAAACGTGGAGAAAGTACTCGATGAGGTACGCCCTGGCCTCATGGCCGATGGAGGGAATGTGGCGTTGCACGAAATCGATGGTCTAGTTGTGGTGCTGAAGCTACAAGGAGCATGTGGGTCTTGCCCAAGTTCAGCCATGACTTTGAAGATGGGAATTGAAACTCGTCTACGTGACAAGATCCCCGAAATTCTAGAAGTCGAGCAGATAGTAGACACTGAGACAGGTCTCGAGCTCAACGAGGAAAATGTTGAAAAG GTACTTGCTGAGATTAGGCCATACTTATCAGGCACTGGAGGCGGAGTGCTTGAGCTCGACAAAATCGACGATTATGTTGTTAGAGTGCGGTTGAGTGGCCCTGCCGCTGGTGTCATGACAGTACGCGTTGCTCTTACACAGAAGTTAAGAGAAAAAATCCCTTCGATTGCAGCTGTCCAGCTGATAGACTAA
- the LOC130815293 gene encoding pentatricopeptide repeat-containing protein At2g18940, chloroplastic translates to MEGIIFPNRPTLPIQQAKPKPIQQPNMPIKFNSTTLPLPPKPQKPPPALALDSLLQHLLHLSSTPTTTHFPKLIKSSHSKTTLLHSLPISSLHSYNQPVFDGLSLNSATQLAIEQDKAVVVLPKVDDGSLDFLSDRSKLLLNSMLEIPLSDLNAFFDSVKIDLFDSDLISLLKGLDVLGNWEKAVLLFEWGLINITSSQGEKMDYQVIELMARILGRETQHTIAAKLFDIIPLEEYCLDVRAYTSILHAYARTGKYEKAVSIFDDMKKKGLLPTLVTYNVMLDVYGKMGRSWDKVLCLLDEIKSKGFQFDEFTCSTVIAACGREGLLDEARKFFAELKSTGYKPGTVTYNSLLQVFGKAGVYSEALSVLKEMEVNGCPPDSVTYNELVATYVRAGFLEEGAAVIDTMTRKGIMPNAITYTTVVGAYGKAGKVDQALALFDRMKASGCVPNVCTYNAILGMLGKKSRSEEMIEILCDMKITGCSPNRITWNTMLAMCGITGKEKYVTRVFQEMKRSGFEPDRDTFNTLISAYGRCGSRIDATKIFEEMMQVGFSPCVTTYNAFLNVLARKGDWKAAESIIHDMKSKGFKPNDTSYSSMIQSYAKGGNVKGIQRLEKDIYEGQIFPSWILLRTLILANFKCRALSGMDRAFKELQKSGYKPDLVVYNSMLSIFARNKMYDRAHEILHLIQDSGLQPDLITYNSLMDMYARSGDCWKAEEVLRKLLKSGGKPDLVSYNTVIKGFCRQGLMQEAIKIMSEMTTRGIRPCIVTYNTFVAGYATRGMFSEVDEVISYMIQHDCRPNELTYKIVVDSYCKSKRYTEAFDFVSRIKERDHSFDDHSLYRLSSRVRQDVQF, encoded by the coding sequence ATGGAGGGCATTATATTTCCAAACAGACCAACATTACCAATTCAACAAGCAAAACCCAAACCAATTCAACAACCAAACATGCCCATAAAATTCAATTCTACAACTTTACCTTTACCTCCTAAACCTCAAAAACCTCCTCCTGCACTTGCTTTAGACTCTTTACTTCAACATCTTCTTCACCTTTCTTCCACTCCAACTACTACCCATTTCCCTAAACTCATCAAATCATCACATTCTAAAACTACCCTTTTGCATTCTCTTCCAATTTCTTCACTTCATTCCTATAATCAGCCTGTTTTTGATGGGCTTTCTTTAAATTCTGCTACCCAATTGGCAATTGAACAAGATAAGGCTGTTGTTGTTCTTCCCAAAGTTGATGATGGTTCACTTGATTTTTTATCTGATAGAAGTAAGTTATTATTGAATTCTATGTTAGAAATACCCTTATCTGATTTAAATGCTTTCTTTGACTCTGTGAAGATTGATTTGTTTGATTCTGATTTAATCAGTTTATTGAAAGGATTAGATGTTTTGGGTAATTGGGAAAAAGCTGTTTTGTTGTTTGAATGGGGTTTAATAAATATTACTTCCTCTCAAGGTGAGAAAATGGATTATCAGGTTATTGAGTTAATGGCTAGGATTTTAGGTAGGGAAACCCAACATACTATTGCAGCTAAATTGTTTGATATAATACCACTTGAAGAATACTGTTTAGATGTTCGAGCTTATACCTCTATTCTCCATGCCTATGCTCGAACGGGCAAATATGAGAAGGCGGTTTCGATATTCGATGACATGAAGAAAAAGGGTCTCCTTCCAACTTTGGTTACTTACAATGTAATGCTAGATGTCTATGGAAAGATGGGTAGGTCTTGGGATAAGGTTTTGTGCCTTCTTGATGAGATCAAAAGTAAAGGGTTTCAATTTGATGAGTTCACTTGTAGTACTGTCATTGCTGCTTGTGGTAGAGAGGGATTGTTGGATGAAGCAAGAAAGTTCTTTGCAGAATTAAAATCGACGGGTTATAAGCCGGGAACTGTGACATATAACTCTTTGCTTCAAGTGTTTGGGAAAGCCGGAGTTTATTCTGAGGCTTTGAGTGTCTTGAAAGAAATGGAGGTGAATGGTTGCCCTCCTGATTCTGTGACTTATAATGAGCTTGTCGCTACATATGTGAGGGCGGGATTTCTTGAAGAAGGAGCTGCTGTGATTGATACAATGACGCGTAAAGGGATAATGCCGAATGCAATTACATATACTACTGTAGTTGGTGCATATGGGAAAGCTGGAAAGGTTGATCAGGCTTTGGCTTTGTTCGATCGTATGAAGGCTTCTGGTTGTGTTCCTAATGTTTGTACGTACAATGCTATTCTCGGTATGCTAGGGAAGAAGTCTAGATCAGAAGAGATGATAGAGATATTGTGTGACATGAAGATTACTGGGTGCTCCCCTAATCGAATCACGTGGAACACGATGCTTGCAATGTGTGGAATTACGGGCAAGGAGAAGTATGTAACCAGGGTTTTCCAAGAGATGAAGCGCAGTGGTTTTGAGCCTGATCGAGACACGTTCAACACTTTGATCAGTGCTTATGGCCGATGTGGGTCTCGAATTGATGCTACCAAGATTTTTGAGGAGATGATGCAAGTGGGTTTTAGCCCTTGTGTCACGACCTACAATGCATTTTTAAATGTGTTAGCTAGAAAGGGCGATTGGAAAGCAGCAGAATCAATCATTCATGATATGAAAAGCAAGGGATTTAAGCCTAATGATACCTCTTATTCCTCAATGATTCAAAGCTATGCAAAAGGAGGGAACGTGAAGGGCATACAAAGACTCGAGAAAGATATATATGAAGGGCAAATATTCCCTAGCTGGATACTTCTAAGGACCCTTATTCTTGCAAACTTCAAATGTAGGGCACTTTCAGGCATGGACAGGGCATTCAAGGAACTACAGAAAAGTGGGTATAAACCCGATTTGGTCGTGTACAACTCGATGCTCTCAATTTTCGCTAGGAACAAAATGTATGACCGTGCTCATGAAATCTTACATTTGATTCAAGACAGTGGATTGCAGCCTGATCTTATAACCTACAATAGTTTGATGGATATGTATGCAAGATCCGGGGATTGTTGGAAGGCAGAAGAGGTATTAAGGAAACTGTTGAAAAGCGGTGGAAAACCCGACCTTGTGTCTTACAACACAGTGATCAAAGGGTTTTGCAGGCAAGGATTGATGCAAGAAGCAATAAAGATAATGTCAGAGATGACAACAAGAGGGATACGACCTTGCATAGTGACTTACAACACTTTCGTGGCTGGTTACGCAACGCGAGGGATGTTTTCGGAGGTTGATGAAGTTATAAGCTACATGATTCAACATGATTGTAGACCTAATGAGTTGACTTACAAGATTGTGGTAGATTCTTATTGTAAATCCAAGAGATACACAGAagcttttgattttgtttctaGGATTAAGGAGAGAGATCATTCTTTTGATGATCATTCTCTGTATCGTCTTTCGTCTCGCGTTAGGCAGGATGTTCAGTTTTGA